In the genome of Calothrix sp. PCC 6303, the window TATCCGGCAGCTTTAGCCACAAATTGGGGAATTGCTGTTGGGGCTATTGACTATAACTGGAATGTAGCAGATTTCTCTAACCAGGCAGGTTCTGATAGCAGAATCAATTATGTAGTTGCCCCTGGTGTGGATATCTATTCCACAATTTCCGGTGATGACTATGACTTTATGAATGGTACCTCTATGGCTGCACCATATGTTTCTGGTGTTGCCGCATTGATGTTGAGTGCGAATCCTTATTTGACTCCGCAACAGTTACGACAAATAATCATAGAAACCGCAATTGCTTAAGGGGATAACCAGAAAGTAGGGTGTGTGACGCAATGCCAGATTAATCTTGATATCTGAGGATTTTTCGTAGCGTCACGCACCGACTATAAACCAATAGGGTTCAGTTAAGGATAATTGTAGGTTGAGTTGTAGCTTGCTTCCCGTAGGATACGAAGTGAAACACAACAAACTCCCCGAAAATGTTGGCTTGAGCGAAGTCGAAGCCCAACCTTGTATCTTAGAAATAGTAGTAGACCGTCCCAACCTAGGTCATAATAGACCGCTTTGTAGCATGGGTCACTACAATAATCTCCATGACAGAACTCGAACAGTCGCCAGGGTCAAAGCTTTAAACACTGATTTTAAAGTATACAGTCCGCATCGGGCAAGGATGAGTGAAATCAAGGGGATGAATTAAAAGCAGGGTAGATTATAATTTTTGAGAGCAACAAAAATGGAAAATACCTCTCAGTGGATAGGCATCGACGTAAGTAAAGCGACACTTGATGTTTACATCCGTCCAATTGGGAAAGCATTAAAGGTCGCAAATACTGAGTCAGGAATAGTAGATTTAGTTGAACAACTATTATCATACGATTTAAATATAATCGTAATTGAAGCCACAGGTGGGTTAGAAACTGAACTTATAATTCAACTACAAGCAGCACTTTTACCAGTTGCATTAATTAATCCACGCCAAGGACGAGATTTTGCCAAAGCCACAGGAAAATTAGCCAAAACTGACGCTATTGATGCACAAATATTAGCGCACTTTGGGGAAGCAATGAAGCCCCAAATATTGGCAATTGAATCTGAATCTGCACGTCAACTCTCAGAATTAATTAGTCGAAGAAGACAATTAGTCGAGATGCAAACTGCTGAAAAAAACCGAAGTGCTCGCGCTCGTGGTAAAGCATTGCTCGATGTGGAGGAGCATATAAAACACCTTGATGAACGTCTGGAGAAACTAAATCAAGAAATTGAGCAACTAACCCAAAACAACCAACAATGGATTGATAAAGCTAATTTGCTCAAAACTACTCCTGGCATTGGTAAAGTTATTTCTACAACTCTAGTTTCTGATTTACCAGAACTTGGTCAATTAACTTCCAAACAAATATCGCGTTTAGTAGGTGTTGCTCCAATTAATCATGATAGTGGACAACATAAAGGTAAACGTATGATTAATGGTGGTCGTGCTCATGTTCGTGCAACTCTTTATATGGGTGCTTTGGTTGCAATACGTCATAACCCAATTATCAAGGCTTTTTATGACCGTCTTGTTGAACGTGGTAAGCCAAAGAAATTAGCGATTACAGCCTGTGTTCATAAAATGTTAGTTATTTTGAATGCTATGGTTCGGGAAAGTAAACCTTGGTCTGCTGCACAAGATAATTTACAAACAACTTAAAAGCTCTTTTCCCAACTAATTGTAATAGCTAATTAATCCTAGTTTTTTTCTGGCTTGATCATTCATTTTTCATGCCCTTATTTGACCATGATTATTTTTGCCAAATCATTCATGTTTATGCTCATTTCATTTATTGCCCTACGAGTGGTTCAGCAACTGGAGAAGATTCGGTGGCACAGCGGAGTGTCAGGTGGGGGTAAGACTATTTATACCACCAACTCAAGGTCTTGCTGCCCCTACCTGACACCACCGAATCTAGCGAAGCGTTCTCCAGTTGCGTCAACTTTTTTTTGCGATCGCACTTGACAACTAAGACAGTCGCTACGCAGTTTAAAGTTTTTGACTTAGCCTCGGTAGCGGCTAGAAATGATTCAAGCACCTGAAATATTAACGATATCAATGCTGATTCGGATTTCGTTCCCCTAGCTATGTAACGAAATATAAACTACTCAAAACCCTTGCAGAATAGGATTTTTTAAAAAAGTTCGGGTTCTGAACATCTAAATTTTGCATGAGTCGCTTCTCCCAGAAATATGGGAATAATAGTTACCATCATTTCTTCTGTATAACCGCCAAATTGCTTTTACTATGAGGGGGTGAAAAAATTAATCATGTTTGGCGTTGAGTACAAAACTGTGGTTCAGATATCTAAATATTGGGAATTCGTCAAGTTAGATTCTAGTAGTAAGCACCAGGTAAAGATGGTTATTGTTGCTCAAAACTATTTACAAAATCAATTTCCTGGTTTGACTGGTGTTTCTGATAACCTGATTCAACGTCAACTTTGGCTGCAAATGCATCAGAGTCAAGAAACAGAGGATGCTTATTTAGCTGAAGTTTGTTTACGATGCTATATTTCTCAACAAATTTATCAAGTTTGCTGGGATTTGACGGTAAAATTCGGTGTCAATCATGGGTTTAGCTGCCCAGATTTATTATCCTTTGTGTTGGATGATGATTTACTGCTGGAAACACCAAATCAATCTTGGGTGATTCAAAGCAGTGTTTATGAATCTTTAGCAATTACAATTTTAAAGACATTTGATCCGACTAAAGGTTCTCTAGGTGCTTGGGTGAAGCGATATGTGAAGCAACAGCCAGAATTGAAGCGGTTTTTGCTTCAACACGGTGTCTTTTTGGTGAGTGATTGGGCACTTTTGAATGATACAAATCCTCAAGAATTGCAACGAATTCTGAGTGAAATGTATTCTCTTACAACTGGAGAAATTGCCCTAGCTTGCGAACTTTTGAGTGCTTACCACCAAGTTTATCGAGAAGAGCGGATTAAACAAAGAGTTGCAGGTGTAACTTTACCTTGTCAAGTACCAACAAACAAACAGTTGGAACAGATTGCGGAGGAAGTAGGAAGTCTAACTGGGAGTATGTTGAGTCCAGATGTGGTGTTAAGAAATTTGCAACAAATTGCATCTCACCTGCGACAGTACCGAATTACCGCACAAAATGGTTCTGTAATGACTGTTTCTTGGGAAGAAGTGCAAATTCAACAGGTTGTGGAACAGTTTGAAAATAGAGAAAATAATTCACGATTAGATGCGGAACAGTTGGAATTTATGCAGTTATACCAAGCTGAATTTTCAGCATCTTTGAAAGAAGCGATTTCTCAGGTAATAGAAGATTGGATACGGAGATTACTTCGCAAGCAAGTTTCAAAAGCACAATTGTTTATTACAGGGTTGCGTTTGTTTCATTGTCAAGGACAATCGATGACTCAAATTGCTCCGCAAATTGGACTTACAAAACAATATGAAGTTAGTAGATTTTTGAATCTGAATCAGTTACATAATGATATTCGCCAAAGATTATTATTGATCATGCGATCGCGTGTGAGTGATTTAGCTACTAAATTCGTGGATGCTGATGATTTAGCATCTTTGGATGGAGAAATAGAAACAATTTTAAATGAGCAAATTTCGGAAATTATTCAAGAATTAGAATCGGAAGTTAAAAAGCCAATTCGGAATCAACCTTTATCAAGTTTATTATCTGTAAATATTTGTCGCTATTTGAAACGGAGGACTAGCTAATGTGCTTTTATTTAGATTAATGAAATCTGGAAATACTTCCACCGTAACCTCTTGACAGGAATAACGGGTGAAATATATTTGCGTTGTGTTCCCTCATGATTTTTAATGATTTATTATGAACTCTTTATTTACAACTAATTTAGAAACCTATCTCGATTGGAACTTGCTGAATGAAACGCGAACTGGACTGTCATTGGAAGATGTTCAGAAAGCGGCAAAATTAAGCCAATCGATTCGTTTGCCTGAGCAACGCTGGCAAGTTTATATTTCTGGATTAGCAGTTTTTGGATTTGAAAGATGGCTGAAGGAACGCGCTCCCGATTTAGAGGTTACAAGTGATGCTGCCTCAATTTGGCAACCTGAATTAGGAAATTTTGTGTCATCTGCTTGCAATATTCAAGTGGGAGATTTTAAAATATGTTTGCTCACCGCTAATAATATTTCTCGACATCCTAATGTTCCCTTTGGAGTTTTTGATGTTCCTAGTTTAGCTGCTCAATTCTATGTATTAATGCAAGTAATAGAAGAAGAACAGCAAGTGGCAATATTTGGGTTTCTCAGTTATCAGGAATATCAGCGGTACCAACAAAATACACATCCAGAACCAGCAAAAGATTGGACATATAGTTTGCCTATTTCCTTGTTTAATCTGGATACAGAGAATTTGTTGTTGAACTTGCGCTGTTTAGATGCTAGTGCGGTGCAGTTACCTGCAACTACAACAGTTGTAAATGCTGATGTATTGACAGCATTGAAAAAGAAGTTGAAGACACTAAAACCCCAACTCAAAACTCAGCCAATATGGAATTTACTAACGCCAGCAGAGGGAGTAATATTACTGAGTCATCAAGACTTAATCAAGTGGATTGAACAGGGACAAAGCAAAATCATGGCTAAATCATCCGCACGCTCATTAATCAACATCAACAACTGGTTACAGAATCAAGTCGATAGAGTTGCACAGGAATTAGGTTGGATGCTAATGCCTTCATTATCCCCATCACAACTGCGGTTGCGGGATGCTGAAGACAATTTTGAAATGGTTCAAACCAGTTTACAGAGACAGGGAATCAATCTACCCCCCACTGCCAAAGGTGCTTATATTGGCATTGATGCTGAACATGGTAGTTTGCGACTGTATGCGATTGCATGGGTACTTCCAGATACCGCAGAAAGCCCCGGCTGGATTTTGTTAACTATTTTAGCTCCTCAACCAGGTTCCCCAATGCCGCAAAAATTAACCCTGGAAGTATGCGACGAAATGCAAATACTATTTGATGAAACTTTAGATGATACCAGTCTAGGAATGCTTTATGCCCAAGTGATGGGTGAGATGCATGAACAATTTTGGGTGACAGTTACCGCTGATGAAGTGGTGTTTGAAATGCCAGCTTTGGGAATGGAAGGGTGAAGAGGCAGGGGGCAGGGGAAGCAGGGGAGCAGGGGAAGCAGGGGAAGCAGGGGAAGCGGCAGGGGGCAGGGGAAGCAGGGGGCAGGGAAGCAGGGGAGGCAGGGGAGGCAGGGGAGGCAGGGGAAGCAGGGGAGGCAGTTTGTATTTTGTGATTTCTAATTATTATGAAACGTGTTTATGAAACATATTTTTAACCTTAAAGTTCAAAAAGTTGAACAAATCTGCTTATTTGAGTTGTCTTGGGGGAAAGGACAAAGACTAACTGCACAGGTTGATTTTCCAGATGATTTAACTTCGCTATATCAAGAATGGCAGCGTGCTTATTTTTACTTTTACCAGTCAGATCAGATGCGGGGCAAAGCCATTGGTGGTGGAGTTGCTAAATTAACTGTCACCGATTGGCACGCAGAACTGGTAAAGGCTGAAACTAAGTTGATGTATGAGTTTCACCGCTGGTTAAGGAGTGCTGAATTATTTGAAATTCGTTCCCATATCGCTCAAGCTAGTCAGGAATTAGTGAAGGTAAATCCTGATACCACCGAGGCAGTACAATTATTTCTAACTTGTGCGCCAATTGAAATGGATCGTTTCCCCTGGGAAGCTTGGGAATTGGGAACAGAATTTGCCACTACTGGGGCAATTCAAATTATTCGCGCACCCTTGAATATTAAAGCCGAAACAGGAGTCTCCCCAGGGAAACCACGTCAAGGACGCGCTCGGATTTTAGCAATTTTGGGTGATGATACTGGTTTAAACTTCCAAGCAGATAAAGAAGCAGTGCAATCATTAATAAAGATTGCGGAAGTCCAGTTTGTGGGGTGGCAACCGGAACAAACACCTACCCAAGTAATTCAACAAATCACAGATGCGATCGCAGATGAACGCGGATGGGATGTTTTGTTTTTTGCTGGACACAGTAATGAAACGGAAATGACAGGAGGTGAATTGGGTATAGCACCAGGTGTATCGATTTCCATCAAAGAAATTGCTTCTCAACTCAGCGCAGCCAGGAAACGCGGGTTGCAAGTGGCGATTTTTAATTCCTGTAGTGGTTTGAATATCGCTAATTCCCTGATTGATTTGGGTTTTAGTCAAGTTGTAGTGATGCGGGAGCCAATCCACAACCGTGTAGCCCAAGAATTTTTAGTCCGATTTTTACAAGGATTAGCGAAGTATCAAGGTATCTATGAAGCAGTGATGGGAGCAAGGCAATTTCTGCGAATGGAAAAAAGCCACACTTATCCTTCTTCCTACCTTGTCCCTTCCTTATTTTGTCATCCAGATGCAAAATTATTTCGCATCCTCCCCTTTGGTTTAAGGCAAAGAATCCGGCGCAGCGCACCAAACTTCATAGAAGCGATCGCACTCACCGTCAGCGTTGCTCTGGGTGTACTTCCCCCGTTCCAAGAATTTCTCCTTGATAGCAGAATGTACGTCCAGGCAGCTTATCGTAGCGTCACCAC includes:
- a CDS encoding CHASE2 domain-containing protein, giving the protein MKHIFNLKVQKVEQICLFELSWGKGQRLTAQVDFPDDLTSLYQEWQRAYFYFYQSDQMRGKAIGGGVAKLTVTDWHAELVKAETKLMYEFHRWLRSAELFEIRSHIAQASQELVKVNPDTTEAVQLFLTCAPIEMDRFPWEAWELGTEFATTGAIQIIRAPLNIKAETGVSPGKPRQGRARILAILGDDTGLNFQADKEAVQSLIKIAEVQFVGWQPEQTPTQVIQQITDAIADERGWDVLFFAGHSNETEMTGGELGIAPGVSISIKEIASQLSAARKRGLQVAIFNSCSGLNIANSLIDLGFSQVVVMREPIHNRVAQEFLVRFLQGLAKYQGIYEAVMGARQFLRMEKSHTYPSSYLVPSLFCHPDAKLFRILPFGLRQRIRRSAPNFIEAIALTVSVALGVLPPFQEFLLDSRMYVQAAYRSVTTQIPNDKAPPVALIEIDTASIYRSQLPNSQIHPFSRTYISKLLDRLNTLNAGVVGLDFLFDTPQTNPASGDADLGKSVRRLVDKNTWLIFAALLEPDREVGTNEALGINKWNWTLQGYVDSYNYFLELPDPKRDCRQVCPISYLMALTQTARQEITDLPQPQTNRTTNLRTQLLDTIQQKKSQKGDLANLLNLKRPLGLEPLVDFSLPPQNVYTKIPAWQLMENPDINKFPLISKQVVLVAAGNDERLVIAPGQADRTSAPSATVFWTKQEWLTGGESLAYMTQHFLTRHLVIPIPDLWLIGLAAILGRITVFLLKKKSSIDPTYRTKIIAISTGVVVFYGLLGLQLYISAAVLLPWFLPSSVFLTYVLPITRRRNHV
- a CDS encoding DUF1822 family protein, with product MNSLFTTNLETYLDWNLLNETRTGLSLEDVQKAAKLSQSIRLPEQRWQVYISGLAVFGFERWLKERAPDLEVTSDAASIWQPELGNFVSSACNIQVGDFKICLLTANNISRHPNVPFGVFDVPSLAAQFYVLMQVIEEEQQVAIFGFLSYQEYQRYQQNTHPEPAKDWTYSLPISLFNLDTENLLLNLRCLDASAVQLPATTTVVNADVLTALKKKLKTLKPQLKTQPIWNLLTPAEGVILLSHQDLIKWIEQGQSKIMAKSSARSLININNWLQNQVDRVAQELGWMLMPSLSPSQLRLRDAEDNFEMVQTSLQRQGINLPPTAKGAYIGIDAEHGSLRLYAIAWVLPDTAESPGWILLTILAPQPGSPMPQKLTLEVCDEMQILFDETLDDTSLGMLYAQVMGEMHEQFWVTVTADEVVFEMPALGMEG
- a CDS encoding IS110 family transposase, translating into MENTSQWIGIDVSKATLDVYIRPIGKALKVANTESGIVDLVEQLLSYDLNIIVIEATGGLETELIIQLQAALLPVALINPRQGRDFAKATGKLAKTDAIDAQILAHFGEAMKPQILAIESESARQLSELISRRRQLVEMQTAEKNRSARARGKALLDVEEHIKHLDERLEKLNQEIEQLTQNNQQWIDKANLLKTTPGIGKVISTTLVSDLPELGQLTSKQISRLVGVAPINHDSGQHKGKRMINGGRAHVRATLYMGALVAIRHNPIIKAFYDRLVERGKPKKLAITACVHKMLVILNAMVRESKPWSAAQDNLQTT